The Pseudoxanthomonas suwonensis sequence CAGCGGCCGTGCGGCAGGTGTTGGCGGGTCCACTGCACGATCGCCTGCAGCGGCATGGCGCCTGCCTGCCGCGCCAGTTCGCGGCCTTGCAGGAACAGGGCCAGGGTCGGGATGCTGCGGATGCCGAAGCGCGCGCCCAGCGCCGGCTCGGCCTCGGTGTCGACCTTGGCCAGGCGCAGCTGCGGCTCCAGCAGCGCGGCGGCCTGGGCGTAGGCCGGCGCCATCGTCCGGCACGGGCCGCACCACGGCGCCCAGAAGTCGACCAGCAGCGGCAGATCCGAGCGCTGCGCGTGCGCGTCGAAGCCGGCGCCGGTCAGCGCGAACGGTTCGCCCGGAAACAGCCGCGCGCGGCAGCGGCCGCAGACCGGGTTGTCGCCGAGCCGCGCGGCGGGCACGCGGTTGAGCGCGTTGCATTGCGGGCAGGCGAGCTGCAGGGGATCGGCGGCCATGCCTGGGTTCCGGTCGCGGGAGGCGTACAGCATCGCGCAATCCGCGTCGGCCCGTGCCAGGAATATCGTCGTCGCAGCGCGCGGGTGCCGCCCGCGGCCCCCTCCATCGGACCACGACTCGTCCGTCGTCCCGGCGAACGCCGGGACCCAGTGACTTCAGGCTGGCCAGGCGCGGATCGAGTGCGCAAGACGCCGGGTCCCGGCGTTCGCCGGGACGACGGGAGAGAGACACCCGCTTCAGCGCCCCCGGTCTCCGCCGATGCCTGCTTCTGCCGGAAAAGGCCTCAGCGCAGCTCGAAGGCGTCGGCGTCGAGCATCGCCGGGAA is a genomic window containing:
- the trxC gene encoding thioredoxin TrxC — protein: MAADPLQLACPQCNALNRVPAARLGDNPVCGRCRARLFPGEPFALTGAGFDAHAQRSDLPLLVDFWAPWCGPCRTMAPAYAQAAALLEPQLRLAKVDTEAEPALGARFGIRSIPTLALFLQGRELARQAGAMPLQAIVQWTRQHLPHGR